Proteins encoded by one window of Sphingosinicella sp. BN140058:
- the hppD gene encoding 4-hydroxyphenylpyruvate dioxygenase, whose product MNAPTNLHDNPLGLDGFEFVEFTGPDPEALAGLFTAMGFTHLGNHRSKNVRHYGQGDINFILNMEPAGQAAEFRQAHGPSANGMAFRVKDAKRAFEMAIERGAKAVETRRGPGELEIPAIEGIGGSYLYLVDRYGAEQIYDVDFEPVPGAVRDANGAGLHTLDHLTHNVNRGRMTHWAEFYERIFNFRQIRYFDIEGKQTALLSKAMTAPDDKIRIPLNESQDEHSQIEEFLREYRGEGIQHLALATDDIFATVDALRANGIRFQDSPETYFDMIDARLPGHGHSVEEMRKRRILIDGSPETGEGLLLQIFTENMIGPIFFEIIQRKGNQGFGEGNFKALFESIELDQIRRGVLPTATDHG is encoded by the coding sequence ATGAACGCGCCGACCAACCTTCACGACAATCCCCTCGGCCTCGACGGCTTCGAATTCGTCGAGTTCACCGGACCCGATCCCGAAGCCCTCGCCGGCCTGTTCACGGCGATGGGCTTCACCCATCTCGGTAACCACCGTTCCAAGAACGTCCGCCATTATGGCCAGGGCGACATCAACTTCATCCTCAACATGGAGCCGGCGGGTCAGGCGGCCGAGTTCCGCCAGGCGCACGGGCCTTCGGCCAACGGCATGGCCTTCCGCGTGAAGGACGCCAAGCGCGCCTTCGAGATGGCGATCGAACGCGGCGCCAAGGCTGTTGAAACGAGGCGCGGCCCCGGCGAGCTCGAAATCCCCGCGATCGAGGGGATCGGCGGTTCCTATCTGTATCTCGTCGACCGCTACGGCGCCGAGCAGATTTACGATGTCGACTTCGAACCCGTCCCCGGAGCGGTCCGGGACGCCAATGGCGCCGGTCTGCACACGCTCGATCACCTTACCCACAACGTCAACCGTGGCCGGATGACCCATTGGGCCGAGTTCTACGAGCGCATCTTCAACTTCCGTCAGATCCGCTATTTCGACATCGAAGGGAAACAGACCGCCTTGCTGTCCAAGGCGATGACCGCGCCGGACGACAAGATCCGCATCCCGCTCAACGAGAGCCAGGACGAGCACAGCCAAATCGAAGAGTTCCTGCGCGAATATAGGGGCGAAGGAATCCAGCACCTTGCGCTTGCCACCGACGACATCTTCGCAACGGTCGACGCGCTCCGCGCCAACGGCATCCGCTTCCAGGACAGCCCCGAGACCTATTTCGACATGATCGACGCTCGCCTCCCCGGCCATGGCCACAGCGTCGAGGAAATGCGCAAGCGTCGGATCCTGATCGACGGCTCGCCCGAGACGGGCGAAGGCCTGCTGCTGCAGATCTTCACCGAGAACATGATCGGTCCGATCTTCTTCGAGATCATCCAGCGCAAGGGCAATCAGGGCTTCGGCGAGGGCAATTTCAAGGCCCTGTTCGAATCAATCGAGCTCGATCAGATCCGCCGCGGCGTCCTGCCGACGGCGACCGATCACGGCTGA
- a CDS encoding zinc-dependent alcohol dehydrogenase, which translates to MLAMDYRGPYRVRVKDKPIPRIEHPRDAIVRVTRSCICGSDLHLYHGMVPDTRVGMTFGHEFCGIVEEVGAEVTNLKAGDHVLVPFNIACGQCHFCQQGLFGNCHESNPQATAVGGIYGYSHTAGGYDGGQAEYARVPYADFGATVIPDWMDPDDAVLLTDVVPTGYQAAEMGGIQKGDTVVVFGAGPVGLMAARSAWLFGAGRVIVFDHIDYRLEFARTFGPAEVYNFKEVDDVVVFMKKTTDGLGADVAIDAVGGDAAGNALQWLFGTKLKLEAGNAIALHWAINSVKKGGIVSIVGVYGPTGNMVPIGNVVNKGLTLRANQASVKRLLPRLIDHVKAGHINPKAMITHRVPLEDVADAYHMFSAKLDGCIKPVLIPNAA; encoded by the coding sequence ATGCTGGCAATGGATTATCGAGGCCCTTACCGGGTCCGGGTCAAAGACAAGCCGATCCCCAGGATCGAGCATCCCCGGGATGCGATCGTCCGGGTCACCCGCTCCTGCATCTGCGGTTCGGATCTCCATCTCTACCATGGCATGGTGCCCGACACGCGCGTCGGCATGACCTTCGGACACGAATTCTGCGGCATCGTCGAGGAAGTCGGCGCAGAGGTCACCAATCTGAAGGCCGGCGATCACGTGCTCGTTCCGTTCAACATCGCCTGCGGCCAATGTCATTTCTGCCAGCAGGGCCTGTTCGGAAACTGTCACGAATCCAATCCTCAGGCGACGGCGGTCGGCGGGATCTACGGCTATTCTCACACGGCCGGCGGCTATGACGGCGGCCAGGCGGAATATGCGCGCGTGCCCTATGCCGATTTCGGGGCGACCGTGATCCCCGACTGGATGGATCCGGACGACGCCGTGCTGCTCACCGACGTCGTCCCGACCGGCTACCAGGCCGCCGAAATGGGCGGTATCCAGAAGGGCGACACGGTGGTCGTATTCGGCGCGGGCCCGGTGGGCCTCATGGCGGCGCGCTCCGCCTGGCTGTTCGGCGCCGGCCGCGTGATCGTGTTCGACCACATCGATTACCGGCTGGAATTCGCACGGACCTTCGGCCCGGCCGAAGTCTACAACTTCAAGGAGGTCGACGACGTGGTCGTCTTCATGAAGAAGACCACCGACGGCCTCGGTGCGGACGTCGCGATCGACGCCGTCGGCGGCGATGCCGCGGGCAACGCGCTGCAGTGGCTGTTCGGCACCAAGCTCAAGCTCGAGGCGGGCAACGCGATCGCGCTGCACTGGGCGATCAACTCGGTGAAGAAGGGTGGTATCGTGTCGATCGTCGGCGTGTACGGGCCGACCGGCAACATGGTCCCGATCGGCAACGTCGTGAACAAGGGCCTGACCCTGCGCGCGAACCAGGCCTCGGTGAAGCGGTTGCTGCCGCGGCTGATCGACCATGTGAAGGCCGGGCACATCAATCCCAAAGCGATGATCACCCACCGCGTGCCGCTGGAGGATGTCGCCGACGCCTACCACATGTTCTCGGCGAAGCTCGACGGCTGCATCAAGCCGGTGCTGATCCCGAACGCGGCCTGA
- a CDS encoding hydrolase 1, exosortase A system-associated, which yields MRRLLTIDCGGARLGASLDLASGTTGLLFVTGGSQTRIGSHRLFERLAAALAGDGTPCFRFDRRGIGDSEGEDGGWRSSGPDITAATATFRRECPSLERIVGIGLCDGATALALFGADAGVDGLILLNPWLVETRPGELPAAAIRRHYQERLTTPAGLRKILFGSVSWKKALTGIRKMALPENRALSDEAAQALRRHAGHIEAILASDDETAIAAERELARPVFDGVLTRAPAKLPTGSHTFARPADLERLRAAVEAALARL from the coding sequence ATGCGCCGCCTGCTGACGATTGACTGTGGGGGTGCCAGGCTCGGCGCCTCGCTCGATCTCGCGTCCGGCACCACCGGTCTTCTGTTCGTCACTGGCGGCAGCCAGACACGGATCGGCTCGCACCGCTTGTTCGAACGACTGGCGGCGGCGCTCGCCGGCGACGGCACACCCTGCTTCCGCTTCGACCGTCGCGGGATCGGCGACAGCGAAGGCGAGGATGGCGGGTGGCGTAGCAGCGGACCGGACATCACCGCTGCAACTGCGACATTTCGGCGCGAATGCCCGTCCCTCGAACGGATCGTCGGCATCGGCCTGTGCGACGGTGCCACCGCACTTGCCCTGTTCGGGGCCGATGCCGGCGTCGACGGCCTGATCCTGCTCAACCCCTGGCTGGTCGAGACGCGTCCGGGCGAGCTGCCGGCAGCGGCGATCCGACGCCATTACCAGGAACGTCTCACGACTCCTGCGGGCCTGCGAAAAATCCTTTTCGGGTCAGTGTCCTGGAAGAAGGCACTGACAGGCATTCGAAAGATGGCACTGCCCGAGAACCGCGCCCTTTCGGACGAAGCGGCGCAGGCGCTGAGGCGACATGCCGGGCACATCGAAGCGATCCTCGCCAGCGACGACGAAACCGCGATCGCTGCCGAACGGGAACTCGCCCGGCCGGTCTTCGACGGCGTGCTGACCCGAGCCCCGGCGAAGCTCCCCACCGGATCGCACACCTTCGCCCGTCCCGCGGATCTGGAGCGGCTGCGCGCTGCGGTGGAGGCGGCGCTCGCCCGCCTCTGA
- the msrA gene encoding peptide-methionine (S)-S-oxide reductase MsrA: MAAHRHALTFLAGLLLLFIGALAPAGAAPSAQSQATAVFAGGCFWCTEADFEKVPGVIRAVSGFTGGKLANPSYEQVSAGGTGHYEAVTVLYDPNRVSYAALVSHFFRTIDPTDGGGQFCDRGDSYRTAIFVKNADERKIAEAAKAEANRVLGGKVVTPVVAASRFYAAETYHQDYYKKNPVRYRYYRYRCGRDARLEEVWGKR; the protein is encoded by the coding sequence ATGGCCGCTCATCGACACGCCCTCACCTTTCTTGCAGGATTACTGCTTCTCTTTATCGGCGCCTTAGCACCCGCCGGCGCCGCACCCTCGGCGCAGAGCCAGGCGACAGCAGTCTTCGCTGGCGGCTGCTTCTGGTGCACCGAAGCGGATTTCGAGAAGGTGCCGGGTGTGATCCGCGCGGTCTCAGGCTTCACCGGCGGCAAGCTTGCCAACCCCAGCTATGAACAGGTTTCGGCAGGTGGCACCGGTCATTATGAAGCGGTGACGGTTCTCTACGATCCGAACCGCGTGTCTTACGCGGCTCTCGTCAGCCACTTCTTCAGGACCATCGATCCGACCGATGGCGGCGGCCAATTCTGCGATCGCGGCGACAGCTATCGTACGGCGATCTTCGTCAAGAATGCCGACGAGCGAAAGATCGCCGAAGCCGCCAAGGCGGAGGCGAACCGGGTGCTCGGCGGCAAGGTCGTCACCCCGGTCGTCGCGGCTTCCCGCTTCTACGCAGCCGAGACCTATCACCAGGATTATTACAAGAAGAACCCGGTCCGGTATCGCTACTATCGCTACCGGTGCGGCCGCGATGCGCGTCTCGAGGAGGTCTGGGGAAAACGCTGA
- the trxB gene encoding thioredoxin-disulfide reductase, which produces MTATHSTRMLILGSGPAGLSAAIYGARAGMAPIVVQGIQPGGQLTTTTDVENYPGFRDVIQGPWLMEQMQAQAEHVGAQMMWDHIVEVDLSRRPFRLIGDGGTIYTGDVLVIATGAQAKWLNLPSEEHLKGKGVSACATCDGFFYRGKKVAVIGGGNTAVEEALYMTNHSHDVTLIHRRDTLRAEKILQERLFAHPNIKILWNKAVDKFVAGGDPEGLTGIQLRDTRSGEISQIEVDGGFVAIGHSPATELFKNKLALDEDGYIAVETGSTRTSVEGVFACGDVMDKTYRQAVTAAGTGCMAALDAERFLAEAEFEAAVAA; this is translated from the coding sequence ATGACCGCCACCCATTCCACCCGCATGCTGATCCTGGGCTCCGGCCCCGCCGGACTCTCCGCCGCCATCTACGGCGCGCGGGCCGGCATGGCGCCGATCGTCGTTCAGGGCATCCAGCCCGGCGGACAACTCACGACCACGACGGATGTCGAAAACTACCCCGGATTCCGCGATGTCATCCAGGGACCCTGGCTGATGGAGCAGATGCAGGCGCAGGCCGAGCATGTCGGCGCCCAGATGATGTGGGACCATATCGTCGAGGTCGATCTGTCGCGGCGTCCGTTCCGCCTGATCGGCGACGGCGGCACCATCTATACGGGCGACGTCCTCGTGATCGCGACCGGTGCCCAGGCGAAGTGGCTGAATCTTCCGTCGGAGGAGCATCTCAAGGGCAAAGGCGTCTCCGCCTGCGCGACCTGCGACGGCTTCTTCTACCGCGGCAAGAAGGTGGCGGTGATCGGCGGCGGCAACACGGCGGTGGAAGAGGCGCTCTACATGACCAACCACAGCCATGACGTCACCCTCATCCATCGCCGCGACACGCTTCGGGCCGAGAAGATCCTCCAGGAGCGGCTGTTTGCGCATCCCAACATCAAGATCCTCTGGAACAAGGCGGTCGACAAGTTCGTCGCCGGCGGCGACCCGGAGGGGCTGACCGGCATCCAGTTGCGCGACACCAGGAGCGGCGAGATTTCGCAGATCGAAGTCGATGGCGGCTTCGTCGCCATCGGCCACTCACCGGCGACCGAGTTGTTCAAGAACAAGCTCGCGCTTGATGAGGACGGCTATATCGCGGTCGAGACCGGCAGCACGCGCACCAGCGTGGAGGGCGTGTTCGCCTGCGGCGACGTGATGGACAAGACCTACCGTCAGGCAGTCACCGCCGCCGGCACCGGCTGTATGGCCGCGCTCGACGCCGAGCGCTTCCTGGCCGAAGCCGAGTTCGAAGCCGCCGTCGCTGCCTGA